The Aeromicrobium tamlense nucleotide sequence CGGACACCCGAGATCCGCACGCGGTCGTCGCCGTCGGGAGCGAGCTCGATGCTGGTCAGGTCGACGACGACGTCGGGGTTCAGGTAGTGCTGGTCCTGGATCTCGTAGACGAGCTGCGCCGTGACGGTGTCGACCGTGACCGCTCCCCCGGTGTTCGCGTGCTTCGTGATGACGACGCCGCCGTCCTCGCCGATCTCGGCGATCGGGAAGCCGAGCGGCCGGCTGGTGTCGATGTCGCGGAAGCCGCTGAAGTTGCCGCCCGTGGCCTGCGCGCCGCACTCGATGACGTGCCCGGCGACGACGGCACCGGCGAGGCGGTCGAAGTCCTCGCGGCCCCAGCCGAGCTCGGCGATCGCCGGCCCGACCACCACGGAGGCGTCGGTGACGCGCCCCGTGACGACGATGTCGGCTCCGGCCTTCAGGGCCTCGGCGATGCCGAACGCGCCGAGGTAGGCGTTGGCGGTGAGCGCGTCGCCGAAGCCGAGCTCGGCCGACCGTGCGAGGAGGTCGTCGCCCTCGACGTGGGCCACCGCGACGTCGATGCCCTGCGCGGCGGCGACCTCGCGGATCGCGGCGGCGAGGCCGGCGGGGTTGAGGCCGCCCGCATTCGCGACGATCCTCACGCCCTGCTCCTTCGCGAGGGCGAGGTTCTCGGTGAGCTGCTTGAGGAAGGTCTTCGCGTAGCCGAGGTCGGCGCTCTTCATCCGGTCGCGGCCGAGGATCAGCATCGTCAGCTCGGCCAGGTAGTCGCCGGTCAGGTAGTCGAGCTCGCCGCCCTCGAGCATCTCGCGCATCGCCGAGAAGCGATCGCCGTAGAAGCCGGAGCAGTTGCCGACACGAAGGGTGCGCACCCGACCAGTGTCGTGCCTCACATAGAAACAGTCAAGCCTGATTGTAAGTGCCTTTGCCCGTGACCCAGCGCGATGCATACACTTGGGTATACGTATCGCGAAAGGTGCCCCATGACCGTCCTCCTCTCCTACACCCCGACCCCGCAGGGTGAGGCAGCCGTTCCCGTGGCGATCCGCCAGGCAGAGCTGCGACAGGTGCCGCTCGTCGTGCTGAACGTCGTCCGCGGCGGTGCCCTCGTCGAGTCGACGGCCACTCCCTCGGAGGACCTGGAGAAGATCGTCGCCCGCGCCCGCGAGGCCGGCGTCGACGCGACGGCCGCTCAGGTCCAGGAGGACGACGTCGTCACCGGCGTGCTGCAGTCGGTCGACGCCCACGACGCCGAGCTCCTCGTCCTCGGCCTCCG carries:
- a CDS encoding universal stress protein, whose product is MTVLLSYTPTPQGEAAVPVAIRQAELRQVPLVVLNVVRGGALVESTATPSEDLEKIVARAREAGVDATAAQVQEDDVVTGVLQSVDAHDAELLVLGLRRRSPVGKLLMGSIAQRLLLEAPCEVLTVKPSA